In Azospirillum humicireducens, the genomic stretch CTGGCCTTCCAGCCCGGCGGCAAGCCCGGATGGAAGGACATCCAGCGGCTGCGCGGCCAGACCGGGATGGTGTTCCAGAACTTCCAGCTCTTTCCCCACCGCACGGCGGTGGAGAATGTGATGGAAGGGCTGGTGACCGTGCAGAAATGGCCGGATGAGAAGGCGCGGGAGCGCGCGATGGCCCTGCTGCACAAGGTCGGCATGGCCCACAAGGCCGATGCGTGGCCGGCGACCCTGTCGGGCGGCCAGCAGCAGCGCGTCGCCATTGCCCGCGCGCTGGCCCCGTCGCCCCGCGTGCTTCTGTGCGACGAGCCGACCTCCGCACTCGACCCCGAACTGTCGGGCGAGGTGGTGGAGGTGCTGGGCACGCTGGCGGCGGAGGGCACCACCATGGTGATGGCCACCCATGACCTGCGCCTCGCCTCGCGCATAGCCCATGAGGTGGTGTTCCTCGACGGCGGCGAGGTGGTGGAGACCGGCCCCTCGCGCGAGCTGTTCACCCGCCCGGCGCGCGAACGCACCCAGCGCTTCATCGCCACCCTGACCCAGCAGGGGCAGCAGGGCGAAGGGGTCTGAAAACACGGTGGAGGCCGCCGGGCACGGGGTTGCCACCCCGACCCGACGGCCCCAGACGGTCATGCAAGGTTGCGCTTTATTCGGCAGCCGACTTCGTGGCGCCGACCACGCTCAGCACCGCCGGGCTGATATCGCTTTCCGGCTCGGCATAGGCGCGTCCATAGTAGCTGTCGAGCAGCAGTTGCCTGATTTCGGCGACCAGCGGATAGCGCGGGTTGGCGCCGGTGCACTGGTCGTCGAAGGCCGCCTCGGCAATCGCATCGACCCGCGCCAGGAACGCCGCCTCCGGCACGCCTGCCGCCTGGATCGAGGCCGGGATCTCCAAAGCCTGCTTCAACTCCTCGACCCAGCCGATCAGCTTCTCGACCCGCTCATGGTCGCGGCTGCCGCCGAGATCCAGATGGCGGGCGATCTGCGCATAGCGCGCCACGCCCTTGGGCCGGTCATACTGGCTGAACGCCGTCTGCTTGGTCGGGATGTCCGCCGCGTTGTAGCGGATCACGTTGGCGATCAGCAGGGCGTTGGCGATGCCGTGCGGAATGTGGAACTCCGCCCCCAGCTTGTGCGCCATCGAATGGCAGACGCCGAGGAAGGCGTTGGCAAAGGCGATGCCGGCCAGCGTCGCCGCGTTGTGAACCAGCTCCCGCGCCTTCGGGTCCTTCNNNNNNNNNNTGATCAGGATGCGGGCGGTCTTCATCCGGTCGCCGAAATGGCGGATGCGGTCGGCCTGCTGGTCCTGGTCGGTGTAGAGGACCGAGGTGTGGCCGATTCCGCCCAGCGCCACCAGGGCGGCGGCCTTGTCGCAAGCCTCGGGGAAGTCCTTGGCGCGGTAGAGCGCCAGGGTGGGCGACAGCTTCTCGTGGGCGAAGGGTTCGCTGTCGTCGATGTCGGTGACTTCGGCGATCAGCACCTTGGTGGCATGCGGCACGGTCAGGCCGGCCATGGCGGCGATGGCATGGGCGGGCTGGCCGACGATGTCGGCATTCAGGTGGCCGTCGGTCAGCAGCACCTTGCGCACGGCGTCGGCCTCGCGAGCCGACAGGATGTAGCCGCCATGATGGGCGAAGCGGTCGCGCACGGCGTCATAGACGGCATCGACCACCACCGCC encodes the following:
- a CDS encoding amino acid ABC transporter ATP-binding protein, which produces MIRLSNIEKRFGELTVLKGVSVTVAEGRVTALIGPSGGGKSTLLRCINLLEIPTAGTVRIGEEELAFQPGGKPGWKDIQRLRGQTGMVFQNFQLFPHRTAVENVMEGLVTVQKWPDEKARERAMALLHKVGMAHKADAWPATLSGGQQQRVAIARALAPSPRVLLCDEPTSALDPELSGEVVEVLGTLAAEGTTMVMATHDLRLASRIAHEVVFLDGGEVVETGPSRELFTRPARERTQRFIATLTQQGQQGEGV